Genomic segment of Lentisphaera araneosa HTCC2155:
AGTTATCAGTATCCTCCGTTACCAAAATTTAATTGAAGCATACCACAAAGGTGTAAACCTCCACAACTACGACAAAGAAGACAGTCTACATGCCCCTATTTAATAACATCTCACTTTCTCCCGGTGCCTCTTTAGAAAACGCCTTAAAAAAACTGGATCCAAGTTTTAAATCCTACAGAATTCTAAAGAAATCACTCGATGCACGTAAAAAGAAAAAGATTATGTACATCTATAACGTGGAAACTTTCACCACTGAAATGCCTCCACCCAAAGAGAAAATTGTTTTAGATCGCTTCCCTGCTGACAAAAAGCCTATGACTACAATTATTGGCGCTGGCCCAGCAGGTTTATTTGCTGCCTTACGCTTAGTGGAGCGTGGTCTCCCTTGTCGAATCCTCGAACGAGGCAAGCCAATCCTAGAACGTATGCGCGACATCTCTCGTCACTGGAAAAAGGGTCAATTGAACCCCGACTCAAACGTATGCTTTGGCGAAGGTGGTGCGGGAACTTTCTCTGATGGCAAGCTGATCACACGCATTAAATCTGAGCATATTGATTACGTCATGCAACGCTTCGTGGACTTCGGTTCTCCAGATGAAATCATCTACTTAGCCAACCCTCATGTTGGCTCCAACCAAATCCGTAAAGTCATCTCTCGCCTTTCTGAGTACCTTCAGGAAAAAGGCTGCGCAATTGAGTACGATACTCGCGTCGAAGAATTTAACTTAGTGGACTCACAGCTTGAATCCGTGACTTGTCAGAATGGCAAAAAGTTTGAATCAGATCATTGGATTTTAGCAAGTGGCCACTCAGCTCACGATATCTATCGCAGCCTCATCAATGTAAATATCCTATGTGAATCAAAATCCTTTGCCATGGGTTTTAGAATTGAACACCCACAGGAATTCATTGCTAAAGCGCAATATGGTAAGTTCTATAATCACCCCGATATGCCCACAGCCAATTACAAAATTTCTTGTCATGACAAAAAGTCTAACGTCGGTGTCTATTCATTCTGTATGTGTCCTGGTGGCTACGTCTTAGCCTCCAGTGCCCAGGCAGGTCAAATGGTGGTCAATGGTATGTCAAACTACAATCACGGCTCACCTTTTGCCAACTCTGGTCTAGTTATAACGATCGACAAAGAGAAATGGTTGGGAACTGACCCTCTAAAAGCTTTGGACTTTCAAAGCTCCATAGAAAAGAAAGCTTACGATGTTGGGCAAGATGCTGGGGCGACCATTCATATACCTGCTCAGACACCCGAAGATTTTATGAACGACCGCGCGGGTAAAATTGGCAAGAGCTCATGCCCCTCAGGAGTCATATCTGCAAACCTTCGAGATATCTATCCAAAAGAATTGAATGATGCCTATATAAAGGCCTTGGAAAACTTCGAGCGTAAAATCCCTGGTTTTATAACAAACAACGCCCTTCTTCATGCTGTGGAAAGCCGTACTTCCTCTCCGATTCGCGTCCCTCGCGATAAAGCGAACTTGGAATCTCCCTCATGTAGTAACCTCTACCCCTGCGGTGAAGGTGCGGGCTATGCCGGAGGAATCACCTCTGCAGCAGTTGATGGCATCCGTTGTGCAGAAGCTATCTTCGAAAAAGCTTCTGCTGAACTCTAATATTTTTTACGACTGTTCTTTTTAATGAGCTGAGGCATCGTCCTTTCTTTTTCAGCATCATACTGTGACGCAAAATAAGAGGCGAACTGCTTCTTAAGTTTCCTGAGGACCTCAGCATACTCGGGATTATTGGCAAAGTTGGTCGTTTCATTCGGATCTTTCTGATAGTCATAGAGTTCAACTTCAACAATATCATTTTCGTCAAACTTCATAAAGCCATAATAATTTTTTGGCATCCATAAAGTTAAACGATACTTCCCCGACCTCATGGTGTAACCATGATTCGCCCATCGTAAATATTGACTAATCGAATAGTCTTTTACCTTCGCTTTTGGGTCCTCTAAAATCGGACTTAAGTCTTCACCTTCCAATTGCTCCGGGATCTCCAAACCAGTCAATTTACATAAGCTAGGAAAGATGTCGATAAACTCTGTTGGCGACTGACTCACTTGACCCTTCTTTTGATTCGGAGCCGAAATAATGAGTGGTGCTCGTGTCGCTTGCTCAAAATTAGAGTGCTTACACCACAAGCCATGATCACCTAAGTGCCAACCATGATCACCCCATAAAACAACGATTGTATTCTTATCTAAATTCAAGCGTTTGAGCTCATCCATAACGCGACCAACTTGAGCATCCACATAACTCACGCAGGCATAATAAGCGTGAATTAAATGACGTTGACGTTTCTCATCAACCGCTTTGCCAATTTGATAATCTTTATAGGCCGCCAGTTCACCAAAAGAGTGATAAGCATATTTTGGGCGTTGCTGATCTTGTTTTTGATGTTCAGCTAAAGGCAATTTATTGGGATCATACATGTCCCAGTATTTTTTTGGTGCATTAAAGGGCAAGTGAGGTTTATTGAAGCCCAAAACCATGAAGAATTTTTCTTTCGTTTCGGCTAATTCATTTAATCGTTGAATCCCTGCTTTTGCAACTGCACCATCGCGATAAGCATCATCGGGCAAATCATATGCCTCTGAAACTAAGTAAGCTCCCTTATTTTTCATCTCTTTCTGCAACAAACTCGTTTTCAAACGCTTCTGGGTTTTATTCAGTTTTTTAAAAACTTGATGGGCTTTAGGGTTTTGGAACTTATCTAAAACTGGTTTGGGATGATTTTTATTATAGGGTAGATCATCGCCCAGTTCTGACCAAGACAATTCTTTGTCGTCATTCTTAGCTCCGTGCATCAATTTACCATAACCAATACTTAGATAACCATTTTCTTTAAAATACTGAGGCATGGTTAAAATATTAGGATTTATATCTCGCATATGAGTATGGAGATCCAAAATCCCCGTGGTATCAGGACGCAAACCTGTGAACATCGAGATCCGCGAAGGGGCACAAACTGCTTGCTGGCAATAGTTGGACCTAAACAAAGTTCCATTGTCCGCCAGGGAATCAATATTGGGGCTCACAGCATATTTATCGCCATAACAAGCTAAAGTGGGCTTGAGGTCATCTATGGTGATAATGAGAACATTTGCTTTTTCAGCAAATATTGAAAGTGGCAAGACAATCAGACTTAAAATACGAAGTAATGACATAGGAACCTTTTAAATAAAATATTGTTTGCCTATATAATAGTATGTCATAACTAATAATTGACAGTTCTACTTAATTTGAACTGAAAAAACTTAATACACTCAAAATGACCAAGCTAAATCACATGAGTTTTTAAATGATTCAATGGTAGTGAGTGCGCCCCTTACATTTTTGAGCATAAAAAAAATATCAACTTGTAAAATTCGATCATTTAATACTTAAAGAGCTCGAGTCTTAAGACCTCGAGTCTTGCATTCTTCCACCTCCTCTCGTATTGTTCAGAAAATATTAAGATAAAAATAGGCAGTATAAATATGGCGAAAAATAGTTTCCTTATCCTTCACCCAAAAGATAATTTAGCAGTCGCACTCGAAAACCTTAAGCAAGGTCAAGTGATCGAACATGGCGAACAGAGTTTAACTTTATTAGACAATGTAAAACTCAAACATAAGTTTGCCCTTTGTGACTTCCCGAAAGACGCTATCATGACTCAATACGGAGTACCTGTAGGTCGTGCTTTAATGGATATTAAAACTGGTCAAGCCATCACTGTCGAAAACACTGAACACAGCAGTGACGATATGTGTAACTGGATGCCTGGATACCAAGCTCCTCCCACTGATGCGAGCCATTTTGAAGGTCAAAGCTTTAAAGGTTACCACCGCAAAGACGGTCAAGTGGGCACGCGAAACAACTGGTTAGTTATCCCTCTTGTTTTTTGTGAGAATAATAACTTAATGACTCTCCGCGAAGTTTTTAACCGCGAACTAGGTTTCACGGATCATAGCTCTTACCAAACTGAATTACGTCAATTAACTGAACTCTATAAAAATGGCGCTAGCGTTGACGACATCCTCAACTCAGCTGAAACAAGTACTTCAACTGCAAAGAGCTCCAACAACCTTTTTCCGAATGTTGATGGTCTGAAATTCCTTTTCCACAACATGGGTTGTGGCGGAACTAACGAAGACTCACAAGTTCTCGCAAAACTTCTTGCTGGCTACATCAAACACCCAAATACGGCTGGCGTTACTGTCCTC
This window contains:
- a CDS encoding NAD(P)/FAD-dependent oxidoreductase encodes the protein MPLFNNISLSPGASLENALKKLDPSFKSYRILKKSLDARKKKKIMYIYNVETFTTEMPPPKEKIVLDRFPADKKPMTTIIGAGPAGLFAALRLVERGLPCRILERGKPILERMRDISRHWKKGQLNPDSNVCFGEGGAGTFSDGKLITRIKSEHIDYVMQRFVDFGSPDEIIYLANPHVGSNQIRKVISRLSEYLQEKGCAIEYDTRVEEFNLVDSQLESVTCQNGKKFESDHWILASGHSAHDIYRSLINVNILCESKSFAMGFRIEHPQEFIAKAQYGKFYNHPDMPTANYKISCHDKKSNVGVYSFCMCPGGYVLASSAQAGQMVVNGMSNYNHGSPFANSGLVITIDKEKWLGTDPLKALDFQSSIEKKAYDVGQDAGATIHIPAQTPEDFMNDRAGKIGKSSCPSGVISANLRDIYPKELNDAYIKALENFERKIPGFITNNALLHAVESRTSSPIRVPRDKANLESPSCSNLYPCGEGAGYAGGITSAAVDGIRCAEAIFEKASAEL
- a CDS encoding sulfatase yields the protein MSLLRILSLIVLPLSIFAEKANVLIITIDDLKPTLACYGDKYAVSPNIDSLADNGTLFRSNYCQQAVCAPSRISMFTGLRPDTTGILDLHTHMRDINPNILTMPQYFKENGYLSIGYGKLMHGAKNDDKELSWSELGDDLPYNKNHPKPVLDKFQNPKAHQVFKKLNKTQKRLKTSLLQKEMKNKGAYLVSEAYDLPDDAYRDGAVAKAGIQRLNELAETKEKFFMVLGFNKPHLPFNAPKKYWDMYDPNKLPLAEHQKQDQQRPKYAYHSFGELAAYKDYQIGKAVDEKRQRHLIHAYYACVSYVDAQVGRVMDELKRLNLDKNTIVVLWGDHGWHLGDHGLWCKHSNFEQATRAPLIISAPNQKKGQVSQSPTEFIDIFPSLCKLTGLEIPEQLEGEDLSPILEDPKAKVKDYSISQYLRWANHGYTMRSGKYRLTLWMPKNYYGFMKFDENDIVEVELYDYQKDPNETTNFANNPEYAEVLRKLKKQFASYFASQYDAEKERTMPQLIKKNSRKKY